AGCCGCGCCAGCACCCTGGCCACGGTGCGCTACACGTCGGCCTCGGGCCCGGGCACTCGCAGCAGCCAGCAGTACCTGCGCCGAAGCCACACGATGCTGTACGACGCGGCTCAAGGAGCCTTTCCGACCAATCGGGCCGTGCAGCGCGTGTTCTACCTTGGCACCTGCCAAGACACCTCCGCCTACGCGGGGCCTAACATCGACCTGTACTCGGGCGCGAGCTACGCGACCGGCTTGGGCGTGGTAAACAACTTCGTGTACGACTTTTTCGGGAGTAGCACGAGCACCACCCTGGTCGGCTATCGGAAGGGCGCCGAAACCTGGGGCCAGCTGCCCCGCCTGCTGTGCAGCCCGCTGGTCACCGTCGGCGGCCGCCCGGCCGTCACCACGGCGGCCTTTCCCAATCCTTTCGGCGCCGAGCTATCCGTGGCCTTCAGCTCGGCGCACGCGCAGGCCGTGGCTCTCACGCTGCACGACGGCCTGGGCCGGGTGGTGCTGGCCCGGCCAGCTGCGCCGCGGCCCGGCGGCCCTCAGCAGCTGGTGCTGCCCACCGCCGGCCTGCCGGCGGGGATATATACCCTGCGCCTGCAGTTCGTTGGCGAGGGCCGGACAGAGGTGCTGCGGGTGTCAAAAACGCAGTAAGCGCGCTGGGCTCACCACTTCTTGAAAATCACATACACGGCCGCCACCAGCAGCCCGAAGCCCACAATGTGGTTCCAGCCCAGCTTGTCGGTTTTGAACACAAACACAGCGCAGAGGGTGAACACCGTGAGCGTGATGACTTCCTGAATGACCTTGAGCTGAAACAGGCTGAACGGCCCGCCGTTTTCCTCGAACCCCAGCCGGTTGGCCGGCACCTGGAAGATGTATTCGAACAAGGCCAGCCCCCAGCTCACCAGAATAACGCCAAACAGCCCCAGCTTGGCAAACCAGGCCATTTTTTTGAACAAGTGCAGGTGCCCGTACCAGGCAAACGTCATGAACAGGTTGGAAATGGTGAGCAGCAACAGGGAATAAACGCCTTTCATGGGTGAAAACAGGAGGTAAGATGGGGATGATACGCACACTACGTGTGGTTGAGCTTTCTGAACCATGCCCTTCTTTTGCTTTCTCAACTTGGCCTCTTCTGCATGCGCACCCTCGACCCCGGTATTGGTGAAAAGTTCTCGCGCCGCACCAAGCGCGCCATCAACCACGACGGCTCGTTCAACGTGCGCCGCCGCGGCGGCCCGCACCGCCACGACCCCTACCAGTGGCTTACGCGCATGGACTGGTGGCCGTTCATCGGCTTGCTGGTGCTGTTTTTCAGCGTCCTGAACGTGGTGTTTGCCCTCATCTACCTCGCCCTGGGCCTCGAAAGCCTGCCGGGCGTGATGGCTCCGCGCGGCTGGTGGCAGGATTTTTTGAGCGCACTGTTCTTCTCTATCCAGACGTTTACCTCGGTGGGCTACGGGCACGTGTACCCGGCCACCAACGGCTCAGGCTTCGTGTCGAGCATGGAGGCGTTGGTGGGCGTGCTCACGTTTGCGTTGGCCACGGGCTTGCTCTACGGGCGGTTTTCGCGGCCCACGGCCCGCATCTATTTCAGCCGCACGGCCATCATCAGCCGGCGGGCCGATGGCACGCCCTGCCTGCAGTTCCGCATCGCCAACCAGCGCTCCAACGTGCTGATTGACCTGCAGGCCCGCGTGCTGCTCAAAACCGTGCACGAAACCACCAACGACCAAACCTACGCCCTGCTGCCGCTGGAGCGCAACGCCGTCAGCTTCTTTCCCCTGAGCTGGACGCTGGTGCACGACATCACGCCCGAGAGCCCGCTCCACGGCCTCCAGCCCGCCGATTATGAGCGCCTCGGCGTCGAAATCATCATTCAGCTGAAAGGCTACGACGACACCTTTGCGCAGGACGTGCACGCCCGAAACTCCTACACCCACGACGAGATAGAGTGGCACCGCCGCTACATCCGCGCCTACGAAGTCAACGACGACGGCATTGCCGTGCTCGACCTCGACCTGCTGCACAGCACCCAGCCGCTCGGCAATGAGTAAATGAATAAAATGGCAAACGCGAAAGTGCCTCAATTCAGGCATTTTCGCGTTTGCCGGTTTACTCATCGTGCCCCGGCGCCGACACCACCGGCTTGGCCGCGGCTTCCTTGGCTTCGCGCTCCAGGCGCTGCTTCTCGGTTTCGGAAGGCGTGCGCGGCAGCTGGCTCAAATCGGGCGAGCCGCCGTCGACCCAGCAGGTAAACCAGAAGTCGCCAATCAGGGCCGCGGCGTAGCGCATCTGGCGCTCTACCTGGCCATTCAGGCGGGCGTGGTAAGCCTTGCTGAACTCCCGCGAATACGTTCGCACGGTGTTGTTGCCGCGCTGCTCGTAGCCGAACTTTTGGTCGCCGGCTGACTGGGCCGTCAGTTGCCGCTCAAACAGCAGCACCGAATCGACGGCCGCGTGCGAACGAATGACGGCCGCCCAGATGGCGTCCGTGGGATTGTCGAGGTATTCGGCCTTGCCCGAAAACAGGTCGTAGTCGGCGCTCAGCAGCTCGGGCAGCCGCGACTCCCACAGCCCGTGAATGCCGCGCTGGCCGGTGAGCTGGCCGTTGTAGTTGCGGGTGGTGTGCAGCGGCACGCAGGCGTCGGCCACGTAGTGCCCCATGTCGGCCGAGAGGCGCAGAATCCGGTCCGTGTCCTTGGCCTTGAAGGCGGCGGTGAGCTGGTTTTTCATGGCCACCACGTTCCAGGGCACAATGCCGTGGCGCTGCAGCGAGTCTTCGCCGTAGCGGGCCACGGCATCGGCGTATTTGCGCGGCAGCTTGTACTCGGCGCTGTCGCCGTAGCGGTCCACGTCCAGGAAGTGCTTGGGAGCCTCGTCGGGCACCACGGTGCGGCGCGAGTCGGGCCGGGTGGCGTTCACCGTGAGGTACTCAATATTGGCTTTGTAGAAGCCTATCATGCCGGGCGGCAGCGTGTACACCGCCAGCCGGTTCAGCAAGCGGTGACCGAAAAAGCCCCAAGCCTGCGCCCGGTAGGCCACGAGCAGCAGCGGCAAACAAATCAGCAGGAAATAACCGGATTTTTTCACGGCTAACAAGGTACGAAGCCGGGTGCTACAAATTCGTGAAATCAGTACAAAATAGTCATGCCGAGCGCAGCCGAGGCATCTCGCGGGCAACAGTAATCCAATGGTCAGGATTAACTACCGTCCACGAGATGCCTCGGCTGCGCTCGGCATGACGTTCAATTTTCGCCCCGCTTAGCGCCGCCGGCCGTCGCCGGCGAACTTCATGCGGTAGTCGTGCTTCACGTCGCCCTTGCTGATGCGCGCCAGCTTGCCCTTCAGCAGCTGCTTCTTGAAGCCCGACAGCTTATCGGTGAAGAGAATGCCCTCCAGGTGGTCGTACTCGTGCTGAATGACGCGCGCGGCCATGCCCGAAAAGGCCTCCTCGTGCACCTGGCGGTTTTCGTCCTCGTAGCGCAGCACGATGTCGGCGTGGCGCGTCACTAGTTCGCGCACGCCGGGAATGCTCAGGCAGCCTTCCTCGAAGCCCCATTCCTCGCCGGTTTCGCTCACCATCTGCGGGTTGAGGAAGGCGCGCTTGATGCCCTCTTCGGGCACTTCGCCTTCTTCCAGTTCGGCTAGGTCTTCCTCGTCCAGCTCCACCATGGGCGTGGTATCAATCACAAACAGGCGCACGGCTTTGCCTATTTGAGGCGCCGCCAGGCCCACGCCATTGGCCGAGTACATGGTTTCGTACATGTCGTCAACCAGCCGCTTGAGCTCGTCAGCGGGCAGGTCGGCGGGCAGGTTTTTGGCTTTGGTTTTCAGCACGGGGTCGCCGATGGCGACAATGGAGTAAATCATGGTATTAGGGACTATATGGCCGTCATGCAGGGCACAGCATCTTGCCCGCCGCCACTACTCTATTAGGATGCTTCGCTTCGCTCCGCATGACGTTTTTTCAAACAACTAAACAGGTTACACTTCCCGCATCAGCGGCGATTCGAGAAAGGACTGCAAAATTAAGGTGGCACTGATGCGGTCCACGGTGGCTTTGTCGCGGCGCGCCTTCTGGCCCAGGCCGCCGGCCAGCATGGTGGCGTGGGCCATGCGCGAGGTAAACCGCTCGTCGAGCTCGTGCACGGGCACATCGGGCAGCTCGCGGCGCAGCGTGCGCAGCAGGCCCACCACGGCACTGGTCACGTCGGTGGGTTCGTTGAGCAGCGTGCGCGGCATGCCCACCACCACGGCGCGCAACGGCTCGCGCTGGTGGTAGGCCTTCACGTACGTCACCAGGTCTTTGCTATGAATGGTATCGAGCGGCGAGGCAATCAGGCACAGCGGGTCGGTGGCGGCGAGGCCGACGCGCTTGTTTCCATAGTCGATAGCGAGAATACGGCCCATGTGCCCGGGGTGCTGATGCGGAAAGGAGACGGCCGCCGCGGCCGCGGTGCAAAGATACGGCAGGGGGGAGGGCTCAATCCGAAACCTGGCCGTGGTCGTACCTGCTGACCCGCCCGACGCTGGCCCCGGAAAACTTCATATTCAGCGTGATTTCACCCGGGCTCATCGAATGCTTTTCAATGACGACTATGTAAAGTACCAAATTGCATTGTCAAATAAGATGCACTTAAGCACGATTTATAATTGCAATATCCCGTAGATGTTAACCGTTTATTTGCTTTTTGAACTTAATTTACTGTATTTATTAAAGAAAATAGCTTTTCCCTATGCCTTTTGCATGGTGGCTAAGAAAGTTTCAATAGTTTTGATTTCAACTTACGATTTATTCTATACGCTAACTTCTATACTCTATTAATGTCTGCTACCTCTCCCGACGTTCCGGAACGTGCTCGGCTGGCTGCCCCTCGGCGGCTGCGCGGGTGGCTGCGGCAGGGCGCGTTGCTCACGCTGGCCATGGCCTGCGGCGTGCTGGTGGCCAACAACCCTTTCCGGCCCTCGTCGGAAAATCCCGACGCCACGGCCCGCGGCTACCTGCGCTTCAAGGAGATTCTGAGCTACGTGGACCGCGACTACGCCGACTCCGTCGACACCGAAGGGCTGGCCGATTACGCCGTGGTGCAGATGCTGGAAAAGCTCGACCCGCACTCGGTGTACATTCCGGCCCGGGAGCGCGACAAAACCGACGCCTTCCTGCAGAGCGACTACGACGGCGTGGGCCTCGAATTCAACCTCTTTCGCGATACCGTGACGGTGGTGGCCCCGCTCAGCGGCGGCCCGGCCGAGCAGGCCGGCGTGCAGCCCGGCGACCAGATTCTGAGCATCGCCGGCAAGCGCGTGTCGGGCGCACACCTGACCACGGCCCGCCTCACCGAGCTGCTGCGCGGCCCCCGCGGCAGCAGCGTGGCCGTGGAGCTGCGCCGCCGGCACCTGGGCCAGTCGCTGCGGCTGAGCATTGCCCGCAGCCGCATCACCAACTCCTCCATCGACGCGGCCTACTTGGTGGATGACCAGACCGGCTACATCAAGGTGAGCCGCTTTGCCTCGAATACTTACGACGAGTTCAAGGCCGCGCTGGTAGACCTGCGTCGGCAGGGCCTCACGCGCCTCGTGCTTGACCTGCGCGGCAACCCCGGCGGCTACCTCGACCGTGCCACTCGCCTGGCCGATGAGTTCATCGCCGGCTCGCGCAAAATCGTGTACACCGACGGCAAAGGCGAGCAATACGACTCGCAGACCTACGCCAAAGTGGCCGGCGAATTTGAGGAAGGCGCCTTGGTGGTGCTCGTGGACGAAGGCAGCGCCTCGGCCGCCGAAGTGGTGGCCGGCGCCCTGCAGGACCACGACCGCGCCATTCTGGTGGGCCGCCGCACCTTTGGCAAGGGCCTCGTGCAGCAGCCCATTGCCCTGAGCGACGGCGGCGAGCTGCGCCTCACCATTGCCCGCTACTACACGCCGGCGGGCCGTTCCATTCAGAAGCCCTACGGCGCCAATTACGCCGAATACAGCGCCGACGTGGCCAACCGCGCCGCCCGCGGCGAGCTGCAGTCGGCCGACAGCGTGAAGTTTGCCAAAGGCCTGCGCTTCCGCACCGACCACGGCCGCACGGTGTACGGCGGCGGCGGCATCATGCCCGACGTGTTTGTGGCCCGCGACTCGGTAGCCCACTCTGCCTACTTCACGCAGCTGATGAGCCACGGCGTGGCCCGCGCTTTTGCTCTGAACTTCTACCAGGCCCACAAAGCCGAGCTGGAAGGCCTGCGCTTCGAGCAGTTCAACGCCACCTTCCGCATCTCAGACACGCAGCTGGTGAGCTTGGCTGCCCAGGCCGCGCAGGACGGCGTGAAGGCCGATGCCGGCACCGTGCGCCGCTGCGCTGCGCTGCTTCGCAACCAGCTGAAAGCCTATATTGCCCGCAGCGCCTACGGCACGGTGGCCTACTACACGGTGCTGCGCGAGCAGGACCAGGAGCTGCAAAGTGCCCTGCACGCTGTGAGCGACAGCTCGGCACAACTGGCGCTACTAGGGAAGTAGCGTACCCCCAAGCTGTGCTTGGGTTGAAATCGTTGGCCCTCGCTCTGTCCGCGCCCAGGCTCGGCTGGGGGTACAATGCGCGGGTACGTGTTTTTCGTAACTTCACGGGCCCAACCGCAGGTCAGCGCAAGCTAATCCCACCCCTGAATTATGTCGTATTACCACCGCCTCGGCCAGATTCCGCGCAAGCGCCACACCCAGTTTCGCCAGCCCGACGGCTCCCTGTATTCGGAGCAGCTGGTGGGCACGCTGGGGTTTCACGGCGTGTCGTCGCTGCTCTACCACGTGCACCCGCCCACGCAGATTAAGCACGTGGGCGAGCCCAAGCCCTACTCGCCCAAGCTGCTGAAAGACCGGCCGCTGCAGCCCGAGCACCTGCGCACGCTGGCCCAAACCACCACCGGCGGCGACTACCTGGCCGCCCGCCAAACGCTGCTCGGCAACGCCGACGTGACCATGAGCATCTGCAACCCCACGGAAAAGCAGATGGGCTACTACTACAAAAATGCCCAGGCCGACGAAGTGATTTTCGTGCACGAAGGCCGCGGCGAGCTGTGGAGCCAGATGGGCAAAGTGGCCTTCGAGCCCGGCGACTATGTGGTGGTGCCGCGCACCATCATTCACCAGCTGCACTTTGAGGAAGGCCCCGTGCGACTGATGCTTGTGGAGTCGTTCAGCCCCGTCGAAACGGTGCGGCGCTACCGCAACCACTTCGGCCAGCTGCTGGAACACTCGCCCTACTGCGAGCGCGACATGCGCCCGCCCTCCGAGCTACTGCCCCACGACCAGCCCGAGGGCGACTACTTGGTGCAGGTGAAGAAAGAAGGCATGCTGCACCAGCTCACCTACGCCCACTCGCCCTTCGATGTGGTGGGCTGGGACGGCTATTTCTATCCCTACGCCTTCAGCATCCACGATTTTGAGCCCATCACCGGGCGCCTGCATCAGCCGCCGCCCGTGCACCAGACGTTTGAAGGGCACAACTTCGTCATCTGTTCCTTCGTGCCGCGCCTGTTCGACTACCACCCGCTCAGCATTCCGGCGCCCTACAACCACGCCAACGTGGATTCGGACGAGGTGCTGTACTACGTGGCCGGCAACTTCATGTCGCGCAAGGGCGTCGATTTGGCGTCGTTCACCTGGCACCCCACGGGGCTACCGCACGGCCCGCACCCCGGCACCGTGGAAGCCAGCCTCGGCAAAAAGGAAACCCACGAGCTGGCCGTGATGGTCGACACCTTCCGCCCGCTTTACCTCACCGAGGCGGCGCTGCCCTACGTAGACGCCCGATACCCCATGAGTTGGAACCCCGGCTTCGTGCCCGACCCGCCCCGCTCGGCCGACATGATGGACTAGGTCCGGTGGCTCGTCCGGAACTTCCGTCCTAACGTTTTTCGTATACCTTGTTCAATATTCACACATGACCATGAAAAGAGTCTTCCTCCTGGCGCCGCTGGTGCTGTTTCTGGCCCTGGTGGGCTGCAAGAAGATTGACCAACTGCTGACGTTCACCGTCGACACCTCGCAGAGCGTGGTTATTCCCGGACTGCCAGGCTCCACGCAGCTGCCCGCGCCCGTGACCGTGACCACCAACTCGGCGGCTTCTTTCCAAAACAACAAGACCACCAAAGACAAGGTGAAGGACGTGTACCTCGAACAGATGGTGCTCACCATCACCGACCCGTCGGGGGCCAACTTTGACTTTCTCGACAAGCTGGACGTGTACATCAACACGCCCAACGTGAATAACAAAATCCTGCTGGCCAGCATCAGCAGCGTGCCTCAGGGCACCAACATTATCAAGCTGACGCCCACCACCGCCCGCCTCGACGAATACCTGAAAGCCGAGACGTATGAATTGACCGTAGATTCGCGCTCAAACCGATTCAGTGCCAGTAACTTTACGGTGAAGGCTGATTCGCGCTTCAAGGTGACGGCCAACCCGCTCTAGCGCGTTTTGCCCCAAGCACGCCCAACAAAAAAGCCGGCCCCGCAGTGGGGTCGGCTTTTTTTGTTAGGCGTCAAGACATTCGGTTCTTATTTCACCACGGCAATGCGGTTGTAATGGTCCATCATCTTGGCGATGTCGGCCGGGCGGGTGTAATCGAGGTGCTGGGCCGTGGCGAAGGTGCGCATGGCATCGGCGCGGGCGCCAAAGAGGCGCATCACGGAGCCCTCGGAGGGCTCCAGAGGGCGCAGCGGTTCGGTGCCCACGGTGCCGGGACCGGCCAGCAGGGTGCCCACCAGCGGGTGCTTGCCGTTGGGCGTGGCGTCAGACGCCGGAGCGTAGAACCAGGCCAGCAGCTGCGGGCCGGCGTCGATGGCGGTGAGCACCTCCACAAATTCGCGGCGGGTGCCGGCGCTGCCTTCCTTCACGAGGCGCGAGCGGAAGCGGCGCAGGGGCTGGTCGGGGTTGCCGGCTTCGCCGAGGTCGAAGCCGCGCAGGCTATTGGCGGGCCAGAAGTGGGTCGAGTCCAGTTCCACGGAGTCTTGGGCTTCGAGCAGGTGCAGGCCGGCGTGGTAGCGCAGGCCCGGCACCAGCAGGTTGTGGCCGTCGAAGGTGCGCAGCGAGCCGGGCTGAAACGCATTGCCCCCCAGAAAGCCGGTGGGCTGCTGCCCAATGGCGGCGCGGTAGGTGTGCATTGCAGCGCCGGTGTTGGCCTGCTGGTAGGCCACCCGGGCTTCGGCGGCATCGCGCGAGGTTTGGGCCACCGCCGGCCGAACCAAGGCACTCAACAAAATTGCAAAAAAGTAAGGCGTAAAGTTCTTCACTAATGGATAGGGGTAAATGAATTCACGTAAAGGGAAACAAATTTACAACAACTCGCTCAGCCATAAACTAGGTGTTTAGGCCTATAGGCTCTTTGTTAATTAATTTTCCTCTAAAGGCGGTGCCGATGTGGCTATTTTCCCTGTAAATTGTAGTATTCCACCATTCGTAAGACCTGGCCCAGGTCGGTGTAGCTGAGATGCTCTTTGGCGGCGTAGGCTTCTACCTGGGCAGCGCGGGTGCCGAAGAGGCGCGGAATCTCGCGCTGGTTGAGCGACACGGCGCGTAGCGGCTCCTGCGGCTTTACGCCTGAGCCGGCCACCACCACCTGCCCGATTTCGGTGCGGGCCGGGCGGCTTACGGTGTTCAGCACGGGGTCGTACTGAGCGTCTTCGTGCACGTAGTGATGCAGCACGGCCAGTATCAGAAAGGCGTCGTCGTCGCGGGTCAGCACTTCCACAAAGTCGCGCTGCGTGTTGCCGTTGCGCACCACGAACGTGCGGAAATGCCGCACATCAGCCCCCTGGCCCAGGTAAAAGCCGTCGAGGCTGCCCGGCGGCCACACGTGGCTGCCGGTCGAGTCGCGGGCTTCGAGCAGGTGCAGGGCCACGTTGTAGCGCATGGCCGGCACCCGGATGCGGCGCTTGTTGGGCAGCACCAGCACGCCGGGCTGCTCCACGCTCACGAGGTAGGCTTCGGGGGCGTTGATGAGGTCTTTGCGCATGCGCTCCAGCGCGCCGGGCGAGTTGGCCCGTTGGTAAATCTGCAGGCCGATGTCGCCGAGGTCGGGCTGAGACTGGGCCCGTACGGGCGCCGTCACGGCCCCCGCCGCTAGTACCAGCCCGGCCAGCAGCGCGATTACCGAAAGTTTCATGAGGAACTGAAGGAAGAAGAAATTAGCGGTTGCGACCGTACTGTTCGTGGCTGCTCACCCAGTCGGAGCTGCTGATGGCGGCGCCCAAGCTGAGCTCACCGGCCAGCACCACACCAGCCACAATCTCGGCAAACTTGCGCACCGTGCCGCGGCCCACGCAGCTCAGCATCTGCAGGCACTCGTTCTGGGTAGCCAGGCCGGTGCCGCCGCCGTGCGTGGCCACGATGAGCGACGGGATGGTGATGCTGATGTATAAATCGCCCTCCGGCGTCACTTCCGAATACAGAATGCCGGCGCTCGACTCGCTCACGTTGGCCACGTCCTGCCCCGTGGCAATGAACATGGCCGTGATGCCGTTGGCCGAGTGCGCGCCGTTGTTGTTGGCCCCCGAGATGAAGGCGCCCACGTTGCTCACCTGGCCGTGGTAGGCCAGCTGCTCGGGCGTCACGCGCATGCGCTGCTGCAGCACCTCGCGCTTCACCACGGCCTCGGCCACTACGCGCTTGCCGCGGGTGCGCATCACGTTGATTTGCGAGGCCTTTTTGTCGGTGGCAAAGTTCGATTCGAGGTAGAAATGCTCGATTTTGACGTCTTTGTAATTCTCCAGAATCCAGGAGCAGGCCGCAAAGGTGGCGCGGCCCACCATGTTCTGGCCCGCCGCGTCGCCGGTGCTGAAATTGAAGCGCAGGTAGGCGAACTTGTTGCTCAAGTACGTGTCGATGTACTGCAGCTTGGCCACGCTGGACGTGCTTTCGGCCTGCGGCCGAATCAGGTCAATGTTGTCTTCCACCCACTTGCCGAAGTCGCGGGCGCCGCGGGCATCGGCAAACACAAATACGGGCGCCCGCTGCATGGCGTCGCCGATGACCGTGCACTTCACGCCGCCGCACAGGTTCAGCACCTGCATGCCGCGGTTGTAGCTGGCCACCAGCGTGCCCTCGGTGGTCGCCATCGGGATGAGGAAGTCGCCTTGGGCGTGCTCCCCGTTCACGGTGAGGGGCCCGGCCAGGCCCACCGGAATCTGGGCCACGCCCATGAAATGCTCGCAGTTGCCCTGCAACTGGTGGGCGTCGAAGGAGTAGTGCTTGAGGTGCTTGAACTCCTTGCCCGAAAACTGCTCGGCGAAGCGCTGGCGGGCGGCCACGGCGGCTTCGGAATAGTCGTCGTCGGCGGCGCGCGGAATGCGCGGCTTGTGGTTGGCGGCGCTCACGATGGCGTCTTCCACTTCCACGTGCAGGTCGCCGAAGGCATCGGTCGAAAACCAAGCCTGCACCGGGTGCATGCCCTCGGGCAGGGCCGGCGTGTCGAGCACTATCATCAGGGAGCGGCCCACGGGCAGGTCGATGGCTTGGCCGTCGGCATTTATCTGGCTGGCGGGGCGGCGCTCGCCGTCGCCCAGGTCCACCAGTATTTTTTCGGCCGGCACCACCATGTCCCCAATCTGCACCTGCCGGAAGCCGGTCACTTTCACGGTGTCGAGCCGGTTTTTGATGCTGAAGGCCACGCCCGCGTTTTCGGGCAGGTTGTGCAGGCTGCCGCGCGTGTAGAGCAGCTTCAGGAGCATAGGGCTGGGGGTGAAAACCATTGTAGCGAAAGACTGGGTGAAGGTGTGGGAATTGGGGCACCGCAAAGCGCCGCAGTGAAGGTGGGGAATTTTGGGCGAAATCGCCAATTAATTGACCTGACCCGTCCGTGGAAATTAATGCCGGCTGCGCCCGCACCAATGGCCCGGTTTCCGAAGGCCGCCGCCGTGAGCTGCGTGCGGTGGCGCGGCAGAAATATTTTTGGGCGTTTGGTGGAGCGCTTCATCAGATAAAAG
This DNA window, taken from Hymenobacter sp. 5317J-9, encodes the following:
- a CDS encoding hydroxymethylglutaryl-CoA reductase, with translation MLLKLLYTRGSLHNLPENAGVAFSIKNRLDTVKVTGFRQVQIGDMVVPAEKILVDLGDGERRPASQINADGQAIDLPVGRSLMIVLDTPALPEGMHPVQAWFSTDAFGDLHVEVEDAIVSAANHKPRIPRAADDDYSEAAVAARQRFAEQFSGKEFKHLKHYSFDAHQLQGNCEHFMGVAQIPVGLAGPLTVNGEHAQGDFLIPMATTEGTLVASYNRGMQVLNLCGGVKCTVIGDAMQRAPVFVFADARGARDFGKWVEDNIDLIRPQAESTSSVAKLQYIDTYLSNKFAYLRFNFSTGDAAGQNMVGRATFAACSWILENYKDVKIEHFYLESNFATDKKASQINVMRTRGKRVVAEAVVKREVLQQRMRVTPEQLAYHGQVSNVGAFISGANNNGAHSANGITAMFIATGQDVANVSESSAGILYSEVTPEGDLYISITIPSLIVATHGGGTGLATQNECLQMLSCVGRGTVRKFAEIVAGVVLAGELSLGAAISSSDWVSSHEQYGRNR
- the ruvX gene encoding Holliday junction resolvase RuvX, with amino-acid sequence MGRILAIDYGNKRVGLAATDPLCLIASPLDTIHSKDLVTYVKAYHQREPLRAVVVGMPRTLLNEPTDVTSAVVGLLRTLRRELPDVPVHELDERFTSRMAHATMLAGGLGQKARRDKATVDRISATLILQSFLESPLMREV
- a CDS encoding S41 family peptidase; the encoded protein is MSATSPDVPERARLAAPRRLRGWLRQGALLTLAMACGVLVANNPFRPSSENPDATARGYLRFKEILSYVDRDYADSVDTEGLADYAVVQMLEKLDPHSVYIPARERDKTDAFLQSDYDGVGLEFNLFRDTVTVVAPLSGGPAEQAGVQPGDQILSIAGKRVSGAHLTTARLTELLRGPRGSSVAVELRRRHLGQSLRLSIARSRITNSSIDAAYLVDDQTGYIKVSRFASNTYDEFKAALVDLRRQGLTRLVLDLRGNPGGYLDRATRLADEFIAGSRKIVYTDGKGEQYDSQTYAKVAGEFEEGALVVLVDEGSASAAEVVAGALQDHDRAILVGRRTFGKGLVQQPIALSDGGELRLTIARYYTPAGRSIQKPYGANYAEYSADVANRAARGELQSADSVKFAKGLRFRTDHGRTVYGGGGIMPDVFVARDSVAHSAYFTQLMSHGVARAFALNFYQAHKAELEGLRFEQFNATFRISDTQLVSLAAQAAQDGVKADAGTVRRCAALLRNQLKAYIARSAYGTVAYYTVLREQDQELQSALHAVSDSSAQLALLGK
- a CDS encoding homogentisate 1,2-dioxygenase, which produces MSYYHRLGQIPRKRHTQFRQPDGSLYSEQLVGTLGFHGVSSLLYHVHPPTQIKHVGEPKPYSPKLLKDRPLQPEHLRTLAQTTTGGDYLAARQTLLGNADVTMSICNPTEKQMGYYYKNAQADEVIFVHEGRGELWSQMGKVAFEPGDYVVVPRTIIHQLHFEEGPVRLMLVESFSPVETVRRYRNHFGQLLEHSPYCERDMRPPSELLPHDQPEGDYLVQVKKEGMLHQLTYAHSPFDVVGWDGYFYPYAFSIHDFEPITGRLHQPPPVHQTFEGHNFVICSFVPRLFDYHPLSIPAPYNHANVDSDEVLYYVAGNFMSRKGVDLASFTWHPTGLPHGPHPGTVEASLGKKETHELAVMVDTFRPLYLTEAALPYVDARYPMSWNPGFVPDPPRSADMMD
- a CDS encoding zinc dependent phospholipase C family protein, whose translation is MKKSGYFLLICLPLLLVAYRAQAWGFFGHRLLNRLAVYTLPPGMIGFYKANIEYLTVNATRPDSRRTVVPDEAPKHFLDVDRYGDSAEYKLPRKYADAVARYGEDSLQRHGIVPWNVVAMKNQLTAAFKAKDTDRILRLSADMGHYVADACVPLHTTRNYNGQLTGQRGIHGLWESRLPELLSADYDLFSGKAEYLDNPTDAIWAAVIRSHAAVDSVLLFERQLTAQSAGDQKFGYEQRGNNTVRTYSREFSKAYHARLNGQVERQMRYAAALIGDFWFTCWVDGGSPDLSQLPRTPSETEKQRLEREAKEAAAKPVVSAPGHDE
- a CDS encoding ion channel; amino-acid sequence: MRTLDPGIGEKFSRRTKRAINHDGSFNVRRRGGPHRHDPYQWLTRMDWWPFIGLLVLFFSVLNVVFALIYLALGLESLPGVMAPRGWWQDFLSALFFSIQTFTSVGYGHVYPATNGSGFVSSMEALVGVLTFALATGLLYGRFSRPTARIYFSRTAIISRRADGTPCLQFRIANQRSNVLIDLQARVLLKTVHETTNDQTYALLPLERNAVSFFPLSWTLVHDITPESPLHGLQPADYERLGVEIIIQLKGYDDTFAQDVHARNSYTHDEIEWHRRYIRAYEVNDDGIAVLDLDLLHSTQPLGNE
- a CDS encoding DMT family protein, with translation MKGVYSLLLLTISNLFMTFAWYGHLHLFKKMAWFAKLGLFGVILVSWGLALFEYIFQVPANRLGFEENGGPFSLFQLKVIQEVITLTVFTLCAVFVFKTDKLGWNHIVGFGLLVAAVYVIFKKW
- the def gene encoding peptide deformylase — encoded protein: MIYSIVAIGDPVLKTKAKNLPADLPADELKRLVDDMYETMYSANGVGLAAPQIGKAVRLFVIDTTPMVELDEEDLAELEEGEVPEEGIKRAFLNPQMVSETGEEWGFEEGCLSIPGVRELVTRHADIVLRYEDENRQVHEEAFSGMAARVIQHEYDHLEGILFTDKLSGFKKQLLKGKLARISKGDVKHDYRMKFAGDGRRR